The nucleotide sequence GTTCATAGCAACACCTCTGGTCTTTGGCCATGAGTTTCTCTTGACCTTGTATTTGTGGAAGGCTCTACCAGCTTTCAATAATGGTTTATCAATTctaccaccaccagcaacaacaccaatgaCACCTCTAGCGTCTGAAGAGATGATCTTCTTAGCACCTGATGGTAACTTTACTCtagttttgttttcatctGGGTTGTGTCCGATAATGATAACGTAGTTACCAGAAGTTCTACCTAAAGCACCTCTGTCACCgactttttcttcaacatttgaaacGATAGTACCTTCTGGACATGATCCCAATGGCAAGATGTTACCAACGTTCAATGAAGCCTTTTTACCGGCGTAGATAAATTGACCAGTGTAGACACCTTCGTTAGCAATGAAAGTTTCTTCTCTCAACTTGTATCTGTATGGGTCACGGAAAGCAACCTTGGCCAATGGAGCACCTCTACCTGGATCatgaatgatttgtttgacAACACCACGGATGTATCCATGACGTTCAGCGTAATCCAAGGTTCTCAATTTGGCGGCACCTTTTCTCAATCTGGTGTGAGAGGTGAAGATGGAACCAGCACCCTTTCTTTGGTTACGAATGACTCTACCTGTAGATGATGTTAGTATTGGTTATTTCCTTGGGTAGTTGGAATAGACAATCTTGGCTCCATAGAGGTGCTCGTAACTCGCGATGAGCTTGAATTTCCTCTAGCATCCCGGATGCGCAATAAACTCTGCTGTGAGGTAAACGTATTCCAAATGATAGTGTGACATACCCATTGTTTAGTGATTTGGTTTGATTAGGTGTTCTGGAAAGGTGtttgattaattttttaGGTgagattttttttcactgGTTTGGGATTCTCGCACTGTCTTTGGTTACTATGAGAGAGTGTGTGTGTGTCTActacttttttttctctttcctAACAAATGCCTCACAAGGAGAAAGATTTTGTGTAAGAAATAATAATTAGGGCTTAGCCCTAGTTTTATGAACCGCTACCACATGAACAAATATGATAATCATATTCCCATAGCTGAAACTTGGAAAAGATGAAAGACGTGACTGCGACCTTTAATGGACAGGTTCTACAACTTGAGACTCTATATTTTTCGATTGGACTCAAAAAAGAGGTATTCTTTTAGTCGTGTAGGACATAGCCCCATTGACTTGTCATGGAGGTTATAATTATCATGAGACTATTACTGTACATATAGGTAAGTATAGTCTCAGAAGTTAGATTACAATGTTACTCTTGATCTAGTCTAATGGAGGATAACGCGGAGTTGAGTATCTTTGATTAGTTTTTCACGTGGTAGCTGCGCAATATACTCCCCAGAAGCGCAATTTGACCCAAAACACGAAAACCAAATATACATCTCATCGCAAGACGGGgcaaaacaatacaacaTGAGACCAATAATCTGTACATGGAATAAATTTATCCACCTACGATTTGTGTTGACTATCAGGAATGTTTCAAATAGAACTACTGAATTTTCGAAACGAGATCTgagtagtagtagtagtagtagtaggAAGGAGTACAACTCGAAAGATGGGACAGTTTCTAAAACTGTGAGAAAGGTTTGTCCCAGTACCAAAACtacaaatcatcaaacaGATAATGGTACTGTGCACATACCCGAGAGGGGTACTCTCAACAGGGAAGGAAGTAAGGCTTCTTCATTGaatcttgatgaattgacaATGGAAACTCCATCTAAGGAACTGCAAACACTTGGAATTACTGATGGGGCTGATAGTGTTTATACAGAAAAAATGTATAATTCAGATATACAAGACTTTGAGCTGGCTTTTGAGAAAATGGACCGTCTTCAAAAGCCAAGTCCAAAAGGTCGATCCTCCAAAAGGCGATCGAGGTTGAATGATTCCCCCAAAGCCGATTCGAAACTTGACTGCGAATCTGGAACAACTCGTCTCACGTCAAAGAATGTGATCAAGAAGCCATTGGAACAATGCCTAGCACCAAAGAAATCAGATATTCCACAATTGGCTCACAATTTGGATCGAGTTTTATTTTCCCCTGGTGTTCACTTTTTACAAGACCCCAGAACCCGTGTTTACAActtttctccttttttGAAGAATGTGATACATTACAAAGACTTTAATTTTGATGCTGCTGGTAGTTATACACCGGTGGATAAACATAAAAATTTGTTAGAGAATGCTAAAAGGTTCAAAAAACAGTTCTACTCAAgtacttcatcaatgactTCAATATTGAGTAAATTCTACATGTTATTAAACAACtactcatcatcaaaagtCGAAAGATTTGGAGAGATCCCATTGAGTGGTGTAGCTACCAAACTACCTAGTAGTACATTTGTTGAGCCAAAGGGCACATTCATTGATCAGggaaaaacaacaacagtatACTCCCTTCTGGCAGACAAGTCTTGTGACTCTGAAATATTGCTTAGTGCAATGGGTATTTGTATGGAAACTTTGTTAACCAACCCagaaaatgaatttgtcaaGTATAGAAAGGATAACACGGAGGAAGCTCCACCATCTCCATTGAATGCCTACAATTATGTATCGTATGGTAACTTTTTGATGCGATCTCAATTGGACTGTTTTGACGAGAGATTACCGGGTAATGgaacttttgatttgaaaactaGAGCATCGACTAATATTAGGTACAATTCACAT is from Candida orthopsilosis Co 90-125, chromosome 1 draft sequence and encodes:
- a CDS encoding Rpl2 60S ribosomal protein L2; the protein is MGRVIRNQRKGAGSIFTSHTRLRKGAAKLRTLDYAERHGYIRGVVKQIIHDPGRGAPLAKVAFRDPYRYKLREETFIANEGVYTGQFIYAGKKASLNVGNILPLGSCPEGTIVSNVEEKVGDRGALGRTSGNYVIIIGHNPDENKTRVKLPSGAKKIISSDARGVIGVVAGGGRIDKPLLKAGRAFHKYKVKRNSWPKTRGVAMNPVDHPHGGGNHQHIGKASTISRGAVSGQKAGLIAARRTGLLRGTQKTAD